CCGGCCGCGGCGCCAGGTGAAGCAGATGGCGCTCTGGCTGGAGCTGCCGATCCTGCTGGTGGTGGCGTTCTGCCTGGCCGTGCTGATCCGCACGTTCCTGGTGCAGGCGTTCTACATCCCCTCCGGGTCGATGGAGAACACGCTGCTCGTCGGCGACCGCGTGCTGGTGAACAAGGTCGTCTACGACGTGCGCACGCCGGAGCGCGGCGAGGTCGTCGTGTTCCGCGGCACCGACCGGTGGGCCCCGGAGCACACGGACGACACCTCCGGGCTGACGTTCATGACCAGGCTCAGCCGTACGATCGGCGACCTGGTCGGCGTCGGCCGGCCCGGTGAGAAGGACTTCATCAAGCGGGTGATCGGCGTCGGCGGCGACACCGTCTCGTGCTGCGACGAGCAGGGCCGCATCCTGGTCAACGGCATGCCGATCGACGAGCCGTACATCTTCGAGGACTCGCCGCTGGACGACACGGTCGGCGACGGCAACGACTGCCGCTCCCGCCGCTTCCAGGAGATCGTCATCCCGGAGGGCCAGATCTTCGTGATGGGCGACCACCGGTCGGTCTCCCAGGACGCCCGCTGCCAGGGCCCGGTCCCGGTGGAGAACGTGGTCGGCCAGGCGTTCGTGATCGTCTGGCCACGGGACAGCTGGGCCGGGATTCCCGTACCGGAGGTGTGGGACGACGTGCCGGACTCCGCCGCGGCGCCTCAGGACACGACCCCTGACACTCAAGGAGGATTCGTGCTCACTGTCCCCTTGTTGGCATCTCTGGCGTTTAAGGCGCGTTCCCGGTCTCGGTTCTCAGCCCGTCGTCGTAGGCTGCCTTCGTGATCGACGAGCAGACCGACAAGCCACGCAGTTCGTTCTGGAAAGAACTCCCCATCCTCCTCGGTGTGGCGCTGCTTGTCGCCATCCTGGTGCGGACGTTCGTGCTCCAGACGTTCTACATCCCGTCCCCCTCCATGGAGCACACGCTCAACGTCTACGACCGGGTCCTGGTCAACAAGCTCGTGTACAACTTCCGTGACCCGGCGCGCGGCGAGATCATCGTGTTCGAGGCGCCGGAGGGCTGGCGCAGCACGCCCAAGGGCGAGGACTTCATCAAGCGCATCATCGGCGTCGGTGGCGACCGGGTCATGTGCTGCGACGCACAGGGGCGCCTCCAGGTGAACGGCGTCTCGCTCGACGAGCCGTACATCTACGCGGAGAACGGCATCCAGGACCCGGCCGCGTCCACCGAGTTCGACATCGTGGTGCCGGACGGCCGACTCTGGGTGATGGGCGACCACCGCTCACAGTCCGGCGACTCGCTGGAGCACTGGACGACGTCGGACGGTGACATGGCGAAGTCCACGATCTCCGAGGAAGCGGTCGTCGGGCGTGCCTTCGTGCTGTTCTGGCCGTTCTCCCGGGTCGACTGGCTGTCCGCGCCGGAGACGTTCGAACAGGTCCCGTCCGGCAGCGGCGGCTGAGGGTCTCCTAGGCTGGTGTGATGGTGGACTTCGTGCCGCGCCGGGCGGCTCGTGTGCTGCTGGTCGACGAGGCCGGGCGGCTGCTGCTGTTCCGGGGCGTCGACCCGGGACGGCCCGGCGAGCCGTACTGGTTCACGATCGGTGGTGGCCTCGACGAGGGGGAGACGCCGGCCCAGGCCGCCGCGCGCGAGCTGCGCGAGGAAGCCGGGCTGGACCTGCCGGTGGCCGAGCTCGGCGAGCCGGTGCACGCGGAGGTGACCGAGTTTCCGTTCGACAGCGTGTGGTACCGGCAGGAACAGGAGTTCTTCCTGGTACGGGCGGCCGGCGGTGAGATCGACACGAGCGGGTTCGACGAGATCGAACGGGAGAGCATCACGTCGTACCGGTGGTGGTCCGCGTCCGAGCTGGCGTCCGCGACCGAGCCGGTGCACCCCGCCGGCCTGGCCGACCTGCTGCGGCGGGTGACGGCCGGTGCTTAGCCCGCCGAAGACGATCGTCCGGCGTGAGGGTGGCATCTACGCGCTGGAGCGGGCGCTGCAGCGCCGCGGGTTCACGCTGGTCGCCGGCGCGGACGAGGCCGGACGTGGCGCGTGCGCGGGCCCGCTGGTCGCGGCCGCGGTGGTGCTGCCGACCGGGAAACGCGGCGAGATCGACGGCCTGACCGACTCGAAGCTGCTGACCGCCGCCGCGCGCGAGCGAATCTACGCAGAGGTGGTCAAGCGGGCACTCGCGTACTCGGTCGTGGTCATACCCCCCACCGAGGTGGATGCGCGCGGTCTGCATGTGTGTAACCTCGCGGCCATGCGCCGCGCGCTGGCCTCGCTGGCCGTCCGCCCCGAGTACGTCCTCACCGACGGCTTCGCGGTGGACGGGCTCGGCGTGCCCGGGCTCGCCGTGTGGAAGGGCGACCAGGTCGCCGCATGCGTGGCGGCGGCGAGCGTGCTCGCCAAGGTCACCCGAGACCGGATCATGGTGGAGCTGGACGCCGAGTTCCCGGCCTACGGCTTCGCCGACCACAAGGGGTACGTGACCGCCGAGCACAACGCGGCACTGGCGGAACATGGCCCGTGCGTGGAGCATCGGTACTCGTACGCGAACGTGGCTGCCGCGTCCGGCCGCGACGGCAGCCCACCGCGGGCCCGCCGTCCGGTCTCAGCGGAGTCCGATCGCCCGTCGGTCGTGTCGTCCGGCGGCACCGGTGCCGCGCCCGTGGGCGCCGCCACCGGGGCCGAGGCGATGGCACGGGTCGCCGCGGGCTGGAGTACCGTCGGCGTGGCATCGGAGCAGCAGCCACGACCGCCGACGTGGGTGGGGGAAGATGGCCAGATGAAGGGCGGACAACGATGAGCGCAGAAGATCTCGAGAAGTACGAGACCGAGATGGAGCTGCAGCTCTATCGGGAGTACCGCGACATCGTCCGTCAGTTCTCCTATGTGGTCGAGACCGAGCGGCGCTTCTACCTCGCGAACCACGTGGACCTCCACGTCCGGAACTCGGACGGCGAGGTCTACTTCGAGGTCGAGATGCAGGACGCATGGGTCTGGGACATGTACCGGCCGGCCCGCTTCGTCAAGAACGTGCGCGTGATGACCTTCAAGGACGTCAACGTCGAGGAGCTGGAGAAGCCGGAGATCTCGCTGCCGACGGACACCGGCTTCCCCAGCTGACGTTCTCCCCTCCTTTCCGGCCCGGGGCCGCGGTATCCCACCGCACTCCGGGCCTCCGCATGTGTAGGGACCGGCCTCCCCACTCGGTGCGCCACGAGGCTGGCCGGTAGGTCGGGTTTCGCGGCCGGTGCGGCCGCGGCGTTTGTCGCTTGTGGCTAGGGACGTGAGCGGCCGGCCGAGGACACGGGCGGCTGCGTCGCGCGGAGTCGCCAGGTCTCGCGGAGGACCGCGCGGCGGTTCTGTGCCGCGCTGCCTTTGCGCCGCGCTTCCCTCCGTTCCGTGCTGTGTCCCGCGCCGCGTTCGGGACCTGTCGTGTCGTGTTCCGCGCAATGCCATGGCGCGTTCCTGCCCGCGCTGCCCGCGCTGCCCGCGCTGCCCGCGCTGCCCGCGCTGCCCGCGCTGCCCGCGCTGCCCGCGCTGCCCGCACTGCCCGCACTGCCCGCGCCGTAGGGGTTCGGCGGTGCGGAGCGATCGCAGCGCGGGATCAGCAGCGCGTCAGGGACGCGAGGTGCGGTGTGTTCGTGGCGCGGCTGTGTCGGCGCGGTGTGGTGGGCCCTTGCGGCGCGATGTGTCCTGGGCAGTCGGTTGCGGCGGTCAAGGGTTTGGTTGCCGGGGCAGGAGGCGGGCTCGGCCGAGACCGAGCACCAGCAGGGGATCGAGGTACTCGGCACCTCGGCGCAAACCCCAGTGCAGGCAGGCGGCAGCCGGACAGCCGGGATGACCGGTGGCCAGCGTGCCCAGGGGAGTACCGGCCGTCACGGGCTGGCCGCGTGCGATGCCGACGTGCACCGGCTGGTAGGTCGTGCGCAAGCCGCCGGGATGCTCGACACTCACCACGCCTTGACCCGCGACCTGACCGGCGAAGAGCACCGTGCCTGCTCCGGCGGAACGAACGATCGTCCCGGGAGATGCGCCGAGATCCACGCCGCGATGACCGGGCAGCCAGCGCTGTGGCGGCGGATCGAAGCGACGGACGATCTGCGGAGGCGGCCCGCTCAACGGCCAGCTGTACCTGACCCCGGCTTGTGCGGACGAGCCGGTAGACGGCCCGCGACCCGACGTCGCCGGGGTCGGGCCGCCGGCAGACGGTGGCCCGGCTGAAGGTGGCGCGGTTGCCGCAGGCGCGGTTGCCGCAGGTGCGGTTGACGATGGTGTCTCCGGCGGACTCGATCTGGTGTCCGGTAACTGCGTCGGTGCGACCTGCGAGACCGGTGCGGTCGAGCGAGTGACGGAGCGTGAAGGCGGCGCGCTGCCGGCCGGCAGGAGTGCCGCCAGACTGAGAACGGCCAGGGGGAGTGCGGTGAGGTGCATGAGCCGAGGATTGCGTGAACGGTGCGCCCGCCGAATGCCGATTCTCGGATCTGTGGACAAAGTTTCTGCCTGTGGATAACCCGCCGCAGACCTGCAGCCCGGCTCACACTGGACCAGTAACGAAGCCACAAACCAGCAGGGACAAGCCGACGTCGGCCCGTCGCGACGTCGACCTGGACCGGCACGATGCTGGCCGTGCTCGCCATCGGTCGCTATCGGCTCGCCTTGACTACCGCGTCCTCCGGTCTGGCCTGTGCCGTCGCGGGGCCGCGGGGCCGCCGGGCCGCCGGGCTGCCGGGCCGCTGTGTTGGCGTGCCGGCGCGCTGCAGTGCTGCCGCGCCGACTGAATGCCGGCACGTCGGCGCGCCAGCGTGTTGCCGTGCTGAGGTGCCATCGTGCCTTCGCTGCAATTGAGCGTGGACCGGCTTCTTGGCCTGGTTAGGCGGTTCTGTGGTTCGGGGCGAGGCCTGGTCCAGGGGCGGGGGACATGGTGGGTTTGGTGTTCGGCTGCGGTGACGGGTGCTCTGGTCCGGTGTGGTGCCGTGTGCCCGGGTGGGAGAGCGCGTGAAGGTGGCGCACGATTGGATTCGTTTTTCGGGCGGTGTTACCGGAGGAATCGAAGGAGGGTGGTTTCGACGCCGGTGCCGGGCACGTTTCCGGTCGCCTGCCTGCCGGGATCGTCGAGGCGGCGTCGTTCGGGAGGAGTTGGAGAAGGGCCGTTCGCGCGTGGGGTGCGGATTTGTCTTGCGGCCACGGATCGTGCAGGGAGGAGCGCCAGCGACGACCGGTGCCCGCGGGAGTGTGCGGAAATCGGCCCGCCGGAAGCGGGCAAAGTGAATGTCATTCGGTCAGCTGCCGGCGGTGAGCAGCGCGGGGAGTCGTGCGGCGAGGCGGTCGTATTCGTCCGGCTGGTTGTAGACCTGGGCGGAGATGCGTAGCCAGCCGCGGGAATTCCAGGCGTTGATGCCGACTGCGGCGCCGAGTTTGTCCGCGATGCGGTGGCGGAGGGCGACCGCGTCCGCGTCCGTCGTGGCGACGCCGGACGGGAGTGGCACGACGCGCATCGCGATGCCGGCGCCGCCGGGATCGGGCAGGTCGGCGGGGCGGAGACCGAGCGCGGCGCCGATCACCCGCTGACCGTAGGCGGCCAATGCTGCGTTGTGGGCGCGGACCCGGTCGTGACCGAGGGTGCGCAGCACGAAGAGGCCGGTCGGCGCGGACAGCCACGGGCTGTAGTCGAGTGTGCCCTGGGACTCGACGTTCGCGGGAAATCCGTCGTCGTGGTCCCAGGAGACGGCGAGTGGTTCGATGCGGTCCCGCCAGCGCGGCGCCACCGTCAGCATCGCCACCGAGCGTGGTGCGAACGCCCACTTGTGCAGGTTGCCGACCCAGAAGTCGGCGCCGATCCCGTCGACTGCCAGCGGCAGCATGCCGGGGGCGTGGGCGCCGTCGACCAACACGGCCACGTTGGCGCGGTGGGCGGCCTCCACGATGGGCACGAGCGGGAACAGCTTCACCGTGGAGGACGCGACCTGGTCCACGATCAGCAGGCGGGTGCGGTCGGTGAACGCGGCCCGGAGCAGCGACACCACCTCGCCGTCGCCGGCGGTCAGCGGTACCGCCACGGTGCGGGCCACGGCACCGGTCCGGCGGCATTCCCGCGCCACCGCGATCGCGACCGAGCCGTAGCCGTGATCGGTCAGCAGGATCTCGTCGCCGGCCCGCAGGCCCATCGACTGCAGCACGATCGCGACACCGGCGGTCGTGTTCGGGATCAGCGCGGTGCCGTCCGGGTCCGCGCCGAACTGCGTCGCCAGGTGCCGCCGGGTGTGCCCGACCCGATCGCGCAGGCCCCGGGTGTAGAACCGCATCGGATCGAGCTCGACCTCGTCGCGCAGACGCTGCTGGGCGCGCTGCACCGCGATCGGGGTCACGCCGACCGTGCCGTGGTTCAGGTAGGAGACGGCCGGATCCAGTGAGAAGAGCAGTCGTGCACCGGCGATTGTGTCCGGCGGCCGTACGTCACCAGTGCCCACCCGTCGATCGTAAGGGGCGCAGCGGCGCGGACGCTGCTTTTCAGGCGCGGGGGTGAGCCTGACGGTACGCCGCACGCAGCCGCTCGACCGACACGTGCGTGTAGATCTGCGTGGTCGCCAGCGACGCGTGCCCCAGCAGCTCCTGCACCGAGCGAAGGTCGGCACCGCCCTCCAGCAGGTGGGTGGCGGCGGAATGGCGCAGCCCGTGCGGCGTCGTGTGCGGCAACCGCTCGGCCCGCGCGTAGGCCGCCACGATCCGGCGCGCGATCGTCGGCTGCAGGCGGCCTCCGCGCGCGCCGAGCAGCAGGGCCGGTCCGCTGTCCCCGCTGGCCAGGGTGGGGCGCGCGAGACGGAGATAGGCGTCGAGCGCCCGCTCGGCCGGTACACCGAACGGGACCGAGCGCTCCCGGTTGCCCTTGCCGAGGACCCGGACCAGCCGGCGCGCGCGGTCCAGATCGGAGAGGTCGAGGCCGCACAGCTCACTGACCCGGATGCCGGTGGCGTAGAGCAACTCCAGTACGAGACGGTCGCGCAGCTCCACGGGTGTGGGCGGTGTCCCGCCGGCCTCGGCGCCCGCTTCACCTCCGGCAGCGCCCGAGACCCGGCCGGTGCCCACCGATCCGACCGCAGGGCTGGCTGCGGAACCTGAGCCGACTGCGGCGCCGGAGTCGGCTGGCTCCGCAGTGGTGCTTGGTGCCACCGGTTCGCCTGCGGCGCCGGAGCCGGTTGCGGTGCCGCAGGCGGCTGGCTCGGCAGTGGCGCCGGGCACCGCCGGTCCGGTTGCGGTGCCGGAGTCGGCTGGCTCGGCAGCGGCGCCGGGCATCCCCAGCGCGGCTGCGGCGCGGGAGCCGGTTGGCTCGGCAGTGGTGGCTGGCGCCGCCGGTTCGCCTGCGGCGCCGGAGTCGGTGGCGGTGGTGGAGTCGGTTGGCTCGGCAGCGGCGCCGGGGACCGCAGGTCCGACTGCGGACCCGGGCCGGCGGGGGCCGGGCGTGGCACCGGGCACCGTTGATCCGGCCGCCGTGCGGCCGGCCTGTCTCGATGCGGAGGCGGGGGACGAGACCAGCGCGGCCGCCTGGTCCGCGCGGAGTGCTCCGGGCAGCGTGCGGTGCGCCCGCGGGCTGGCCAGTTGGGCACCCACGTCGTGCTCCAGGTGGCCGGCTCGGTGTGCCCAGGCCGTGAGCGCCCGGGCCGACGCCGCCCGGCGGGCCATCGAGGTGCGCGCGGCGCCGTGCGCGCGCTGGGTCGCCAGCCAGCTGCGCAGCTCGGCGATGTCCAGGTCGGCAATCGTCGAACAGCCGGCGGCGGCCGCGTGACCGAGCAGCGAGACCACGTCGCCCACGTAGGCCCGCACCGTGTGTGCCGAGCGGTCCTGGACGGTGGCCACGTGATGGGCGAACTCGTCGACGATCGTGCGCATCCCGGCCGGGAGGCCTTCGTACACGTCCTGTGTCGCGCGAGTGCGCGGCGGCTCGCTGCTCCCCATCCGTCGACGGTCCGCCCCGGACCGCCGGTCGTCAACTCGGCACGCGCGCGGCGCGCGGCCGTCATGGCGATCCACGGCGCGGCCGGGCAAGTTTGTAGGCGCCGTCGCGTGCGGTGACGAGGCCGAGCTCGGTGAGCAGGGCCAGACGGCGGAGGGTGGCGCGCGGGCCGATGCCGGTCCGGGCGGAGAGCTGGTCGGGCGTGATCTCGCGGCCGGCCTGGAACGCCTCCAGGAGGCGGGCGGACTCGTCGTCGAGGCGGTCACGGTCGCGGACGTCGCCGCGCGGGCGGGGCGCCAGGTCGGCGCCGATGGTGCCGACCTCCTCCAGGATGTCGGCGGCGCCGGTGACCAGGCGGGTGCCGGGCTGGTGGCGGAGCACGTCGTGGCAGCCGACGGACATGGCGGAGCCGACCGGGCCGGGCACCGCCATGGCGACCCGGCCGGGCAGGCCGCACGCCCGGCCGAGCGTCTGGACGGCACCGCTGCGGGCGGCGGCCTCGACCACGACCGTGCCGCGCGTGGCGGCCGCGATCAGCCGGTTGCGGACCAGGAAGCGGTGCCGCAGCGGATCCTCGCCCGGCGCCCACTCGCTGACCAGCAGGCCACCGTCGATGATGCGCTCGAAGAGCGCGGTGTTGCCGGCCGGGTAGGGCCGGTCGACGCCGCACGCGAGCACCGCGACGGTGACGCCGCCGGCCCGCAGCGCGGCGCGGTGTGCGGCACCGTCGATGCCGTACGCACCGCCGGAGACGACGGTCCAGCCCCGGCCCGCGAGGTCGAAGCCGATCTCCGTGGCCAGCCGGTTCCCGTACTCCGTGGCGGCGCGGGCGCCGACGACCGCGACCGAGCGGGCGAGGGCCGCGGCGAGCGGCAGCGACCCGCGGACCCACAGGCACAGCGGCGGCCGGGTGTCCCGGTCGACCCGGTGCGGTCCGCCGCGCAGGTCGATGGTCCGCAGGTCGGCGACCTGGTCGGGCCATTCGGCGTCGCCGGGGACGACGAGCCGCGCTCCGACCTGCTGCGCACGCTCCAGTTTCTCCTCGGCGGTCCGCAGCGGGTCACCGGCCCGCAGGCGCGCGGCGGCCGTGTTCCGCGTGCCGGAGTGGCAGGACGGGTCGTGCAGGATGCGCCAGAGCGCTTCGGGCGCACCGTGTGCCTGGACCATCTCCCAGCCGATCAGGTGCCCGGGCTCGAGCAGCCAGTTCAGCGCGACCCGGGCCAGCCGGTCCTCCCGCGTGCTCATCCGTGCTCCCCGGCGCGCAGCTGGCTGGCCTCGGCCACCTCGTCCGCCCCGGGCCGGTCCAGACCGTCCAGGTCGGCGACGGTCCAGGCCAATCGGAGCGTGCGATCGAAGCCGCGGGCGGTGAGCGAGCCGCTGTCCAGCGCGCGCTGGAGGCGGTCGACGTCCGGCCGGGGCAGCTGCCAGGGCGGCCGGCGCAGGGCGGCGCCGGGAACCTCCGCGTTGGTGCGCCAGCCGTGCGCGGACCAGCGTGCCGCGGCCGCGGCACGGGCCTGGGCGACCCGGGCGGCGACCGTGGCGGAGGTCTCGCGCGGCGTGTCCGCGCCGACCAGGTCGGCCGCGCGCATCGGGTGCAGCCGGACGCGCAGGTCGAGGCGGTCGAGCAGGGGCCCGGAGAGCCGGCCGAGGTAGCGACGGCGGGCCACCGGCGTGCACTCGCAGGCGGCGTCCCCGGCGGGCTTCGCGCACGGGCACGGATTCGCCGCGATGACCAGCTGCACGCGGGTGGGGTATTCGGTGGTGCCGCCGGTGCGGTTGAGCGTGACCCGGCCGGACTCCAGTGGCTGGCGCAGCGAGTCGAGCACGCGCGCGGCGAACTCCGGCGCCTCGTCGAGGAACAGCACGCCGCGGTGGGCCAGGGACAGCGCGCCGGGACGGGCCAGGCCGGAGCCGCCGCCGACCAGCGAGGCCAGGCTGGCGGTGTGGTGCGGGGCCTGGAACGGCGGTCGGCGGATGAGGCGGCCGCCGGGCGGCAGCGTGCCGGCGATCGAGTGCACCGCGGTGACCTCCAGCGCGGCCTCGTCGTCCAGCTCGGGGAGCACGGACGGCAGGCGCTCGGCGAGCATGGTCTTGCCGGCGCCGGGTGGCCCGATGAGCGCGAGGTGGTGCGCGCCGGCGGCGGCGACCTCGATGGCCCGGCGCCCGACGGCCTGCCCGGCCACGTCGGCCAGGTCCGGGCCGGGCGGCACCGGGGGACCGGGCGAGCCGGGTGGCGGGAGCAGCGTGCCCGAGCCGCGGACGAAACCGATCAGCCGTTGCAGCGTGTCGACCGCGCGGACGTCCACGCCGGGGACGACGGTCGCCTCGTCCGCGTTGTGCAGCGGGACGACGGCGCGGGTGAGACCGGCCCGCGCGGCGGCGGCGACCATCGGCAGGATGCCGCGGATCGGGCGCACGGTGCCGTCGAGGCCCAGCTCACCGAGGATCGCGACGCCGTCCAGGCCGACCGGTGGCAGCCCGCCGGCGCACGCCAGGATGCCGGCCGCGATGGCCAGGTCGAAGGCGGAGCCGCGCTTGGGCAGGGTGGCGGGGAGGAGGTTGACGGTGAGCCGCCGGTTCGGCCACTCCTCGCCGGAGTTGACGATCGCGGCGCGGACCCGGTCACGAGCCTCGTTGAGCGCGGTGTCGGGCAGGCCGGTGAGCGTGACCCCGGGCAGGCCCGGCGCGATGTCGACCTCGACCTCGACCAGGTGGCCCGCCACGCCGACCAGCCCGACGCAGCACACCTTGGCGTAGCTCATCGCGGCCGTCAGAACGCGCTTCGGACGTGCTCGACCGAGGCCGCGCCACGACGCCGGGCGGTCACCGCGACCACGTCGAAGCGGACGTGGCCACCGTGACCGGGTGCGTCGGCGAGCCAGTGCGAGGCGACGCGCCGCAACCGCTGCTGCTTGCGCCGGCCGACGGCCTCGGCGGGCGCGCCGAACGTCGTGGACCGGCGCGTCTTGACCTCACAGAAGACGACGTCGTCGCCGTCGGAGAGGATGATGTCGATCTCACCGTCGGCGCACTGCCAGTTGCGGGCGACCGGGGTCATCCCCGCCTCGACCAGGTGCCGCAGTGCCACTCGTTCCCCGTAGGCGCCGACCGCGCGGGTTGTGGTTGTCATGGGTTCACCGTGGTGCGGGGTGGGGGCGGGGGCAACGGCTCATGATCGAGATGTGGAGCGGGAAACCGCCTGTGGAAACGCGGATGATCTCGCGGTGGTTGTGGTACCCGCTCGCGTGGGGAGTAGCGCCCGGAAGTTCCGGTGACATACGGTGCCGACCGTGGATGGACGTCGGTTTGCAGATGAACCAGAACCGCAGTGGTACGGCGACTGGCGCACCCCCGCCGCCGACGAGCCCGCGGACGACCCCCGCGCGGCGACCCGCCCCCGCCGCGCCTCGGACCCGCTGACCGACCCGACCGGGTACAGCGACCACTGGAACGTGCCACGCACCCGGACGCCGGAGACGCCGGACACGGCCGAGCCCCGGTCGCGGCACGGCCAGGAGCGCGGCTACGAGCTCGACGCCGTCACCGGGCGCGGCCTGGAGGCGCTTCCGGTGGTCACGCCCACCGCCGCGGCCCCGGCCGCCCCGGAGTTCGCCGCGCCGCCGGAGGTGAGCGGCGTCACGGCCCCGGACGCGAGCCGCACCGCGGCGTACCCGCTGACCGGCGACGTCCCCCGGTTCCGCACCGAGGCCCTGGACCGCGCCGCCCTGCGCCGTCCGCCCGCGAGCCCACCCGCCCCCGACCCCGCCGCACCGGACCTCGCCGCGGCGAGCCCGGGACCGGTGAGCCCCGGACCGGCGGTCCCCGGCGCGAGCCCGTTGATTCCCGGCGCCACGCACCCGCCCACGGCCCCGGCCTTCATCCCGCCCGCCGGCGAGCCGCCCTACATTCCGGTCAGCCCGGCCCCCGGCGAGCCGCCCTACGTCCCCGCCGGTGACGCGCCCTACGCGCCCGCCGGCGGCGCGCCCTACTCCGCCCCGGCCGGCGGCGAGCGCGTCTACACGACCCGCCGGCCGATCCTCGCCGTACCCATCGGCCTGGTCGCCCTGCTCCTGGAGATCCCGGCGCTGCGCCTGCTCCTGGACGGGTTCACCGGCGGCACCGCCGCGGCCGGCAACCTGGTCAGCGGTCTCGCGCTGGCGCTCAGCCTGCCGCTCACCGGCGTCGGCCTCTACGCGCTGCTGACCACCGGCCGCGCCGCCGATCACCGCACGTGGTGGCGCCCGCCGCTGGCGTACCTCCCGCTCGGGATCGTCCTGCTCCTCGCGGCCGCGATCGCTGCCAGGTAGAACGGGAAACGAGAGCCCTCCCGGGGCGGCACCCCGGGAGCGGCGTATGCTGGTCCACGGCGACCGCCACCGGCGGTCGACCTCGCGCGCCTTCTTCACGGCGGTCGATGATCACGGAATGTGATCATCGATTCCCCGTCGTGGGGCGCCGGCCTCCCTGGTCCCGTTCTCGGCGCAAGCAGAAGCGACGGGCCCACCCTGGCCGGCGACCGGGCGCCAGGCGCCGAGCCGACTGGCATCGGCGGCACAACCAGGGACGACGCAGGGAGCATTTCACCATGGCTGTAGTCAGCATGCGCCAGCTGCTGGAGAGCGGCGTGCACTTCGGGCACCAGACCCGTCGCTGGAACCCGAAGATGAAGCGCTTCATCTTCACCGAGCGCAACGGCATCTACATCATCGACCTCCGCCAGACGCTCGACTACATCGAGAAGGCGTACGAGTACATCAAGAACACCGTCGCCGAGGGCGGCAGCATCCTCTTCGTCGGCACCAAGAAGCAGGCGCAGGAGGCCATCGCCGAGCAGGCGACGCGGGTCGGCCAGCCGTACGTGAACCACCGCTGGCTGGGCGGCATGCTGACCAACTTCCAGACGGTCTACAAGCGGCTGCAGCGGATGAAGGAGCTCGAGGCTCTGGGCGACCTGACCGGCACCGCCGCGGGTTACACCAAGAAGGAGACCCTGCAGCTCTACCGGGAGAAGACCAAGCTCACCAAGACGCTGGGCGGTCTCCGGGACATGCAGAAGGTGCCGTCGGCGATCTGGGTCGTCGACACCAAGAAGGAGCACATCGCGGTCGACGAGGCTCGCAAGCTGGGCATCCCGGTCATCGCGGTGCTGGACACCAACTGCGACCCGGACGAGGTCGACTTCCCGATCCCGGGCAACGACGACGCGATCCGCTCCGCCGAGCTGCTGACCCGCGTGGTCGCCGCGGCGGTCGCCGACGGTCTGATCGCTCGCTCCGGCCGCGCGGGCCGTGGCGGCGACAAGCCGCAGGGCACCGCCGTGGGCGCGGACGAGCCGCTGGCCGAGTGGGAGCGTGAGCTGCTGGAGTCCGGCGAGAAGAAGGCCGCCGACGCCGAGGCGCCCGCCGCGACGGTTCCCGCCGCCGCTGCCCCCGCCGAGGCCCCGGCCGCCGAGCCGGCGCCGGCCGCCGCCGAGTAAAGCCGTCTCCGAGTAAAGCCGAGCAAGAAGCAGCACGACGCGGTGCGGGCCGGCGACGGCCCGCACCGCACCTGCCGCCAGCCGACACAGACATCGAAGAGAGAGTCATGTCCAACTTCACCGCCGCGGACGTCAAGAAGCTGCG
This genomic window from Catenuloplanes niger contains:
- the lepB gene encoding signal peptidase I yields the protein MIDEQTDKPRSSFWKELPILLGVALLVAILVRTFVLQTFYIPSPSMEHTLNVYDRVLVNKLVYNFRDPARGEIIVFEAPEGWRSTPKGEDFIKRIIGVGGDRVMCCDAQGRLQVNGVSLDEPYIYAENGIQDPAASTEFDIVVPDGRLWVMGDHRSQSGDSLEHWTTSDGDMAKSTISEEAVVGRAFVLFWPFSRVDWLSAPETFEQVPSGSGG
- the dprA gene encoding DNA-processing protein DprA — translated: MSTREDRLARVALNWLLEPGHLIGWEMVQAHGAPEALWRILHDPSCHSGTRNTAAARLRAGDPLRTAEEKLERAQQVGARLVVPGDAEWPDQVADLRTIDLRGGPHRVDRDTRPPLCLWVRGSLPLAAALARSVAVVGARAATEYGNRLATEIGFDLAGRGWTVVSGGAYGIDGAAHRAALRAGGVTVAVLACGVDRPYPAGNTALFERIIDGGLLVSEWAPGEDPLRHRFLVRNRLIAAATRGTVVVEAAARSGAVQTLGRACGLPGRVAMAVPGPVGSAMSVGCHDVLRHQPGTRLVTGAADILEEVGTIGADLAPRPRGDVRDRDRLDDESARLLEAFQAGREITPDQLSARTGIGPRATLRRLALLTELGLVTARDGAYKLARPRRGSP
- a CDS encoding aminotransferase class V-fold PLP-dependent enzyme — translated: MGTGDVRPPDTIAGARLLFSLDPAVSYLNHGTVGVTPIAVQRAQQRLRDEVELDPMRFYTRGLRDRVGHTRRHLATQFGADPDGTALIPNTTAGVAIVLQSMGLRAGDEILLTDHGYGSVAIAVARECRRTGAVARTVAVPLTAGDGEVVSLLRAAFTDRTRLLIVDQVASSTVKLFPLVPIVEAAHRANVAVLVDGAHAPGMLPLAVDGIGADFWVGNLHKWAFAPRSVAMLTVAPRWRDRIEPLAVSWDHDDGFPANVESQGTLDYSPWLSAPTGLFVLRTLGHDRVRAHNAALAAYGQRVIGAALGLRPADLPDPGGAGIAMRVVPLPSGVATTDADAVALRHRIADKLGAAVGINAWNSRGWLRISAQVYNQPDEYDRLAARLPALLTAGS
- a CDS encoding ribonuclease HII, yielding MLSPPKTIVRREGGIYALERALQRRGFTLVAGADEAGRGACAGPLVAAAVVLPTGKRGEIDGLTDSKLLTAAARERIYAEVVKRALAYSVVVIPPTEVDARGLHVCNLAAMRRALASLAVRPEYVLTDGFAVDGLGVPGLAVWKGDQVAACVAAASVLAKVTRDRIMVELDAEFPAYGFADHKGYVTAEHNAALAEHGPCVEHRYSYANVAAASGRDGSPPRARRPVSAESDRPSVVSSGGTGAAPVGAATGAEAMARVAAGWSTVGVASEQQPRPPTWVGEDGQMKGGQR
- a CDS encoding murein hydrolase activator EnvC family protein encodes the protein MHLTALPLAVLSLAALLPAGSAPPSRSVTRSTAPVSQVAPTQLPDTRSSPPETPSSTAPAATAPAATAPPSAGPPSAGGPTPATSGRGPSTGSSAQAGVRYSWPLSGPPPQIVRRFDPPPQRWLPGHRGVDLGASPGTIVRSAGAGTVLFAGQVAGQGVVSVEHPGGLRTTYQPVHVGIARGQPVTAGTPLGTLATGHPGCPAAACLHWGLRRGAEYLDPLLVLGLGRARLLPRQPNP
- a CDS encoding DUF2469 domain-containing protein, which translates into the protein MSAEDLEKYETEMELQLYREYRDIVRQFSYVVETERRFYLANHVDLHVRNSDGEVYFEVEMQDAWVWDMYRPARFVKNVRVMTFKDVNVEELEKPEISLPTDTGFPS
- a CDS encoding NUDIX hydrolase — encoded protein: MVDFVPRRAARVLLVDEAGRLLLFRGVDPGRPGEPYWFTIGGGLDEGETPAQAAARELREEAGLDLPVAELGEPVHAEVTEFPFDSVWYRQEQEFFLVRAAGGEIDTSGFDEIERESITSYRWWSASELASATEPVHPAGLADLLRRVTAGA
- the lepB gene encoding signal peptidase I, which codes for MALWLELPILLVVAFCLAVLIRTFLVQAFYIPSGSMENTLLVGDRVLVNKVVYDVRTPERGEVVVFRGTDRWAPEHTDDTSGLTFMTRLSRTIGDLVGVGRPGEKDFIKRVIGVGGDTVSCCDEQGRILVNGMPIDEPYIFEDSPLDDTVGDGNDCRSRRFQEIVIPEGQIFVMGDHRSVSQDARCQGPVPVENVVGQAFVIVWPRDSWAGIPVPEVWDDVPDSAAAPQDTTPDTQGGFVLTVPLLASLAFKARSRSRFSARRRRLPS